The stretch of DNA ATTTATTCTATACATATGGACCTTTAGTATAACATACCTTTTTATAATTATTTTATTACAATAATAGCTGTATCATTAGGATCTGCCCATTCATAGATAAATTTAGCACTACTGGTGTAATTTCTTACACATTTATGAGATCTTGGCATTGTGCCTATTGTGAATAAATACTCTTTCATTCCTGGATCTACCTTTTCTCCATTTTTAATAACATAGTCTATTGGAACTCCATGAATATAGGCTCCCTGTGCAAACCTTACAGCATATGGGGCATAACCTGCTAATTCTTTTCCCTTATTATCCGAATAATAAAATCTCTCTTTTTTCTCTTGCACTTTAAATTTTCCTTCAGGGGTTTCATAAGCCCGTTCTCCTCTAGCTCCTGTAGTAGCTAAACCATAAGATATCATGGTCCATTTTCCATTTCTTTTTTCAAAAACTCCTTGATTCTGATTGGTAACATCTACTACTACTGTTTTATTTAAACTATCTAAATTATTATCAAGTGAAATATAATTTTTAGGTATCCAATATTCTCCTTCATAATCTAAAGCCTTTACCTTATAATAATCCTTTGCATTCTCCAGTATTAAAACTATCATTCCATCTGGAAAATATCTAAAATTAGATAGATCATTTAAATCCCCATAAGCTGGTGCACTTTGATAAGCTTGCATACCATATTGATCTAAAGCTTTATTATTAATTAAAGGTGGTGAACCGTTTACATCTTTGTAGTTTGAAATATATGCAAATTCATTATTACTTAAAACCTCTTCAAGGTGTAAAATCGAATTATACATATGGTCAAATCTAAACCTTCTTAAAGCTCCTTCACTTTCTGGCATATATCCACTATGACTGGTTCCATTGTCATCAGTCCAAGCTAAGTTAATCCACCTATTAGAATTAGTAGCCCCAATAGCATCTCCTTTAACCTCATTCAATGCTTTAATCTTTTCAAAATAACTGGCCTCCCCTAGTACCTTTGATTGGAAGGAGGGATTTTCATAAATATTTGCTTTTTCTTTAGTAATTAAAAAATATTCTTCTGGCATTAAATATTTATCATATTTTATATCTATATTAAATCTATAATTTTCTTGTTCATTAAAATCCTTTGTTAAAGCTAAATTTGATAGTTTAGAGTTTATATCATCGTTATCAGTGTAGGGAGGATTTAATAAGTAGTCTATATTCTTTTTCTTTTGGATATTATCTGTCATTTTTATATCTTCTTTTATTTCTATAAAATTTATATCTGGCTCTAAAGATTTTTCATCTAATTCTGTTAGTTCATCATTTATTTCAGCCTCCTCTTTCTCTACTTTAGGTTTAACCGGCTTTTTAGGGCCACAGGCAGTAAATAGTAGGCAAATTAAAATAATAGATAGTAATTTAAGTTTCTTCATTTAAAACGTTTCACCTCATTTTCATAATAAAAATTCTTAGTTTTATTATTCCTCGAAGGTAGAAATAAATACAAAATTAACAAAATAAAATCCTGCTATTCGGGATTTTATTTTAACTATGCACTATACTTTTCACAAATTTCTTCATTAAAACCACTTATTAAAAATCTAATATATTATTAAAATTCTATTGATTATTTTTAATTAATTCTTTTAAAATCATACTATTAGCTTTATTATTCATTTCTTTTGCCTTTAAGCTTTTTAGTAAAAAGGCTTCTGCTGGATTAAAAGTATATTCCCCACAAACATCTACACCATAAATATTTTTATATTTATTAATGTGCTGGACTATATCCATTAACTGCCTAAGCCTCATACTTCCTTGATCCCAGTTTACTAAAACATCAGAATTACATAATACATCTTTGTCTATACTAATATAGACATTAGACGTCGGTATTTTAGAGATTATATCCTTTTTAATTT from Tissierellales bacterium encodes:
- a CDS encoding L,D-transpeptidase, which codes for MKKLKLLSIILICLLFTACGPKKPVKPKVEKEEAEINDELTELDEKSLEPDINFIEIKEDIKMTDNIQKKKNIDYLLNPPYTDNDDINSKLSNLALTKDFNEQENYRFNIDIKYDKYLMPEEYFLITKEKANIYENPSFQSKVLGEASYFEKIKALNEVKGDAIGATNSNRWINLAWTDDNGTSHSGYMPESEGALRRFRFDHMYNSILHLEEVLSNNEFAYISNYKDVNGSPPLINNKALDQYGMQAYQSAPAYGDLNDLSNFRYFPDGMIVLILENAKDYYKVKALDYEGEYWIPKNYISLDNNLDSLNKTVVVDVTNQNQGVFEKRNGKWTMISYGLATTGARGERAYETPEGKFKVQEKKERFYYSDNKGKELAGYAPYAVRFAQGAYIHGVPIDYVIKNGEKVDPGMKEYLFTIGTMPRSHKCVRNYTSSAKFIYEWADPNDTAIIVIK